A genomic window from Gemmatimonadaceae bacterium includes:
- the aroC gene encoding chorismate synthase — protein MPHLTFRTAGESHGPALIALVEGVPAGLPLLAAQVDHELARRQQGYGRGRRMVIETDRVEFLAGVRAGETLGAPVAMMIRNKDWANWEAIMDPAPRPEDEAPEGRKRQVTRVRPGHADLTGLLKFDRDDARDILERASARETTARVAAGAVAKALLAELGVRIGSHLVHLGGVDAKPAALPEDINTAADASPLRCLDADAEREMIARIDAAKADGNTLGGICEVVVTGLPVGLGAHVSWDRKLDGRLAAAICSIPAVKGVEMGMGFEAARRTGADVHDEIEPAPNSPRTGNVRRRTNRAGGLEGGMTTGEPLVLRVAMKPISTLMRPLQTVDVRTGEPAAAAAERSDVTAVPAMGVIAEAMAALVLADAALEKFGGDSVGEFRRNHDAYLARVAERLG, from the coding sequence ATGCCCCACCTCACCTTCCGCACCGCCGGCGAATCCCACGGTCCCGCCCTCATCGCACTCGTCGAGGGCGTCCCGGCTGGACTGCCGCTGCTCGCCGCACAGGTGGACCACGAGCTCGCGCGGCGGCAGCAGGGCTATGGCCGCGGGCGGCGGATGGTAATCGAGACGGACCGCGTGGAGTTCCTGGCGGGCGTCCGCGCAGGCGAGACGCTCGGCGCGCCGGTGGCGATGATGATCCGCAACAAGGACTGGGCGAACTGGGAGGCGATTATGGATCCCGCGCCCCGGCCGGAGGACGAGGCGCCGGAAGGGCGCAAGCGACAGGTCACGCGCGTGCGGCCTGGCCACGCCGACCTCACCGGCCTGCTCAAGTTCGACCGCGACGACGCCCGCGACATCCTCGAGCGCGCCTCCGCCCGCGAGACCACGGCGCGCGTCGCCGCAGGGGCCGTCGCGAAAGCGCTGCTCGCCGAGCTCGGCGTGCGCATCGGCTCACACCTCGTGCACCTCGGCGGCGTGGACGCCAAGCCCGCGGCGCTGCCGGAGGACATCAACACGGCAGCCGACGCGTCGCCGCTGCGCTGCCTCGACGCCGACGCCGAGCGCGAGATGATCGCGCGCATCGACGCCGCCAAAGCTGACGGCAACACACTGGGTGGCATTTGCGAAGTTGTCGTGACGGGACTGCCGGTAGGGCTGGGCGCGCACGTGAGTTGGGACCGCAAGCTCGACGGTCGCCTGGCCGCAGCCATCTGCTCCATCCCGGCGGTGAAGGGCGTGGAGATGGGAATGGGCTTCGAGGCAGCGCGGCGCACCGGCGCCGACGTGCACGATGAGATCGAGCCCGCGCCGAACAGCCCGCGCACGGGCAACGTGCGTCGCCGGACCAACCGCGCAGGCGGGCTTGAGGGCGGGATGACCACCGGTGAGCCGCTGGTACTTCGCGTGGCGATGAAGCCGATCTCCACGCTGATGCGTCCGCTGCAGACGGTGGACGTGCGCACCGGTGAGCCGGCGGCGGCTGCCGCCGAACGCAGCGACGTCACGGCTGTGCCGGCGATGGGCGTGATTGCCGAGGCGATGGCGGCGCTGGTGCTGGCCGACGCGGCGCTGGAGAAGTTCGGGGGGGACTCGGTAGGCGAGTTCCGCCGCAACCACGACGCCTACCTGGCGCGGGTGGCCGAGCGCCTCGGATGA
- the trmFO gene encoding methylenetetrahydrofolate--tRNA-(uracil(54)-C(5))-methyltransferase (FADH(2)-oxidizing) TrmFO, translating into MRRELHVVGGGLAGSEAAFQLAERGHQVLLHEMRGASGNRGTPAHRTERLAELVCSNTFKSTDVSNAHGLLKAEMRALGSLILECADVARIPAGTALAVDREIFAAAVQARIEAHPNITIVRDEVTALPDVGIIATGPLTSDALAAAIAARLGERSLAFYDAIAPVVAAESIDTSIAFRAARWGKETMAEAGAEGAYLNCAMNRDEYDAFIAAMVEADLYHSHEFEDIPYFEGCMPVEEMARRGPETLRHGPMRPVGLRDPRTGKRPWAVLQLRQEDRAGRMWNLVGCQTRMRYPEQTKVFRMVPGLANAEFLRFGSIHRNSYLNAPRALTPQLSLKDSATTLFAGQLTGVEGYTESTATGLLAGINLDRLLRGEAPVLPPPTTMLGALYRHLREADAAHFQPMNANFGLLEELADPPRDKALKRERYAERALQALGSWRLEYGIVPAAVTGVPL; encoded by the coding sequence ATGCGACGCGAACTCCACGTCGTCGGAGGCGGCCTCGCTGGCAGCGAGGCCGCCTTTCAGTTGGCGGAGCGCGGCCACCAGGTGCTGCTGCACGAGATGCGCGGTGCCAGCGGCAACCGCGGCACGCCGGCGCATCGCACGGAGAGGCTCGCCGAGCTCGTGTGCTCCAACACCTTCAAGAGCACGGACGTGAGCAACGCCCACGGCCTGCTGAAGGCGGAAATGCGCGCGCTGGGCTCGCTGATCCTCGAGTGCGCGGATGTGGCGCGGATTCCGGCGGGGACGGCCCTGGCCGTGGACCGCGAGATTTTCGCGGCGGCGGTGCAGGCCCGCATCGAGGCGCATCCGAACATCACCATCGTCCGCGACGAAGTCACGGCGCTGCCGGACGTGGGCATCATCGCCACCGGCCCGCTCACCAGCGACGCGCTGGCTGCGGCGATCGCCGCGCGGCTGGGCGAGCGCTCGCTGGCGTTCTATGACGCCATCGCGCCGGTGGTCGCCGCCGAGTCCATCGACACGTCCATCGCCTTCCGTGCGGCGCGCTGGGGCAAGGAGACGATGGCCGAGGCGGGGGCAGAGGGAGCGTATCTCAACTGCGCGATGAACAGGGACGAGTACGACGCCTTCATCGCCGCGATGGTCGAGGCCGACCTGTACCATTCGCACGAGTTCGAGGACATCCCGTACTTCGAGGGCTGTATGCCGGTCGAGGAGATGGCGCGCCGCGGCCCGGAGACGTTGCGCCACGGTCCGATGCGCCCCGTCGGCCTGCGCGATCCCCGCACGGGCAAGCGGCCCTGGGCGGTGCTGCAGCTGCGCCAGGAGGACCGCGCCGGCCGGATGTGGAATCTCGTCGGTTGCCAGACGCGGATGCGCTACCCCGAGCAGACGAAGGTCTTCCGGATGGTGCCGGGGCTGGCCAACGCCGAGTTCCTGCGCTTCGGCAGCATCCATCGCAACTCGTACCTGAATGCGCCGCGCGCGCTGACGCCGCAGCTCTCGCTCAAGGACTCGGCCACCACGCTCTTCGCCGGTCAGCTCACGGGCGTGGAGGGCTACACCGAGAGCACCGCCACCGGATTGCTGGCGGGCATCAACCTCGACCGCTTGCTACGTGGCGAGGCGCCGGTGCTGCCACCGCCGACCACGATGCTGGGCGCGCTGTACCGCCATCTGCGCGAGGCCGACGCGGCGCACTTCCAGCCGATGAATGCCAACTTCGGGTTGCTCGAGGAGCTGGCCGACCCGCCGCGGGACAAGGCGCTCAAGCGCGAGCGCTACGCCGAACGCGCGTTACAGGCGCTGGGGTCGTGGCGTCTGGAGTATGGCATCGTGCCCGCCGCCGTCACCGGAGTCCCCCTATGA
- the topA gene encoding type I DNA topoisomerase produces the protein MATTKKSAAKKATKKKAAAKRGAPKTRARAAEPELPHDEEAARSAAGKSLVIVESPAKAKTIGKYLGSGYAVKATVGHIRDLPVKSIGIDPDGGFEPEYVTIPGKEKTVAELKSAAKTAKAVFIATDPDREGEAIAWHVEQQVKGKHAPPIKRALFFEITKDAVSRALGEARAIDSKKVDAQQARRVLDRLVGYKASPVLWKTVKKGLSAGRVQTVALRLLVEREREIRAFVPREYWSIAARLEHDGQEFTAKLHHVDGEKPDIPNQAVADAILKDLSGRSHFDVTDIKRRERRKNPEAPFKTSTLQQEAAKKLGFGSKRTMRLAQNLYEGVELGKSEGAVGLITYMRTDHVRVADSAAAAAREYLGQHFAKEYLADAPRLFPAGKDDAAQGAHEGIRPTDPSRSPESVAKYLSPEQLKLYTLIWQRFMASQMAPAVFDTTTVDFDLGRYLFRATGSVIKFNGFLALYKEAREEGDSKALEDEQALPAIEPGEHAPVRSIDPTQHFTEPPPRYSEASLVKELEKRGIGRPSTYASIISTLTERHYAELQQRRFFPTPLGESVEKVMVKQFPREFDVGFTAQMEAELDKVEDGQMGWKDVLEEFWGPFAHSLESVDAEALIREAHDLSALADEKCPDCGGRLLPKGGFFGPFVACENHPKTCKFTRPLKGKKEPPVLTKYLCPLCSQPMVVRRSRSGEFLGCSTFPKCKGTRSMPTGVLCPKDGGDIAARRSKKRGKAFYGCENYPNCDFVCWDKPVLEKCAECGFEGAEAKSNKTRGHFRKCLKCGNEWDVQVAEGTEGAEAVPA, from the coding sequence ATGGCAACGACCAAGAAATCAGCCGCCAAGAAGGCGACCAAGAAGAAGGCAGCCGCCAAGCGCGGCGCCCCCAAGACCCGCGCGCGGGCTGCTGAGCCGGAGCTTCCGCACGACGAGGAAGCAGCCCGTTCCGCCGCCGGCAAGTCGCTGGTGATCGTCGAGTCGCCGGCCAAGGCCAAGACCATCGGCAAGTACCTGGGCTCCGGCTACGCCGTGAAGGCGACCGTTGGCCATATCCGCGACCTGCCGGTGAAGAGCATCGGCATCGATCCGGACGGAGGCTTCGAGCCCGAGTACGTCACCATCCCGGGTAAGGAGAAGACCGTCGCCGAGCTCAAGAGCGCGGCCAAGACGGCCAAGGCCGTGTTCATCGCCACCGACCCTGACCGCGAAGGCGAGGCGATTGCCTGGCACGTGGAGCAGCAGGTGAAGGGCAAGCACGCACCGCCGATCAAGCGCGCGCTGTTCTTCGAAATCACCAAGGATGCAGTGAGCAGGGCGCTGGGCGAGGCGCGCGCGATCGACAGCAAGAAGGTGGACGCGCAGCAGGCGCGCCGCGTGCTGGACCGGCTCGTGGGCTACAAGGCCAGCCCGGTGCTCTGGAAGACCGTCAAGAAGGGACTCTCGGCCGGCCGTGTGCAGACCGTGGCGCTGCGCCTCCTGGTGGAGCGCGAGCGCGAGATTCGCGCCTTCGTGCCGCGCGAGTACTGGAGCATCGCCGCGCGCCTCGAGCACGACGGGCAGGAGTTCACGGCCAAGCTGCATCACGTGGACGGCGAGAAGCCGGACATCCCGAACCAGGCCGTGGCCGACGCCATCCTCAAGGATCTCTCGGGCCGTTCGCACTTCGACGTCACGGACATCAAACGTCGCGAGCGCCGCAAGAATCCCGAGGCGCCGTTCAAGACCTCGACGCTGCAGCAGGAGGCCGCCAAGAAGCTGGGCTTCGGCTCCAAGCGCACGATGCGTCTCGCGCAGAACCTCTACGAAGGCGTGGAGCTCGGAAAGAGCGAAGGCGCGGTCGGTCTCATCACGTATATGCGTACCGACCACGTGCGCGTGGCCGACTCGGCTGCCGCTGCGGCGCGCGAGTACCTCGGCCAGCACTTCGCCAAGGAGTATCTCGCCGACGCGCCGCGGCTCTTCCCCGCCGGCAAGGACGATGCGGCGCAGGGCGCGCACGAAGGCATCCGGCCCACCGATCCCTCGCGCTCTCCGGAAAGTGTGGCCAAGTATCTCTCGCCGGAGCAGCTGAAGCTCTACACGCTCATCTGGCAGCGCTTTATGGCCTCGCAGATGGCGCCAGCGGTGTTCGATACCACGACCGTGGACTTCGATCTCGGCCGCTACTTGTTCCGCGCCACCGGCTCGGTCATCAAATTCAACGGCTTCCTCGCGCTGTACAAGGAAGCGCGCGAAGAGGGCGACTCCAAGGCGCTTGAGGACGAGCAGGCGCTGCCGGCTATCGAACCCGGCGAGCACGCGCCGGTGCGCAGCATCGACCCGACGCAGCACTTCACCGAACCGCCACCGCGCTACTCCGAGGCCTCGCTGGTCAAGGAGCTCGAAAAGCGCGGCATCGGCCGGCCGTCCACCTACGCGAGCATCATCTCCACGCTGACGGAGCGGCATTACGCCGAGCTGCAGCAGCGGCGCTTCTTCCCCACGCCGCTGGGCGAGAGCGTGGAGAAGGTGATGGTGAAGCAGTTCCCGCGCGAGTTCGACGTCGGCTTCACGGCGCAGATGGAAGCCGAGCTCGACAAGGTCGAGGACGGGCAGATGGGCTGGAAGGACGTGCTCGAGGAGTTCTGGGGCCCCTTCGCCCATTCGCTGGAGTCGGTGGACGCCGAGGCGTTGATCCGCGAGGCGCACGACCTCTCGGCGCTTGCCGACGAGAAGTGCCCCGACTGCGGCGGCCGCCTGCTGCCCAAGGGCGGATTCTTCGGGCCCTTCGTGGCCTGCGAGAACCATCCCAAGACCTGCAAGTTCACGCGGCCGCTCAAGGGCAAGAAGGAGCCGCCGGTGCTCACCAAGTATCTCTGCCCGCTCTGCAGCCAGCCGATGGTCGTGCGGCGCTCACGCTCGGGCGAGTTCCTCGGCTGCTCCACCTTCCCCAAGTGCAAGGGCACGCGCTCGATGCCCACCGGCGTGCTCTGCCCCAAGGACGGCGGCGACATCGCGGCGCGGCGCTCCAAGAAGCGCGGCAAGGCCTTCTACGGCTGCGAGAACTATCCCAACTGCGACTTCGTCTGTTGGGACAAGCCGGTGCTGGAGAAGTGTGCCGAGTGCGGCTTCGAAGGCGCGGAGGCCAAGAGCAACAAGACCCGCGGGCATTTCCGGAAGTGCCTCAAGTGCGGGAATGAGTGGGACGTGCAGGTGGCCGAGGGCACGGAAGGCGCGGAGGCCGTGCCGGCGTGA
- a CDS encoding SRPBCC family protein, giving the protein MKTLLKLVILVAVLVLGGAYLYGRGLPRDHIVSSNVLLVAPADSVYKIIRNIEATPSWWSDVKSVSRIQGAPREAWVEDLGAAGKIEIEITRAVPNASMVVTILNADAQGWGGVWYYEVRNTPAGTEVTITEEGFVDSPIFRTLMKLRGKHRTVDSYLRSLGAHFGEHVTPRHG; this is encoded by the coding sequence ATGAAGACGCTGCTCAAACTCGTTATTCTCGTCGCCGTGTTGGTCCTGGGCGGCGCCTATCTGTACGGCCGCGGGCTGCCGCGCGACCACATCGTCTCGAGCAACGTCCTGCTCGTGGCGCCGGCGGATTCGGTGTACAAGATCATCCGGAACATCGAGGCCACGCCGAGCTGGTGGAGCGACGTGAAGTCGGTGTCGAGGATCCAGGGGGCGCCGCGCGAGGCGTGGGTGGAGGACCTGGGCGCGGCGGGGAAGATCGAGATCGAGATCACGCGGGCCGTCCCGAACGCCTCGATGGTCGTGACCATCCTCAACGCCGACGCGCAGGGCTGGGGCGGCGTGTGGTACTACGAGGTGCGCAACACGCCGGCCGGCACCGAGGTTACGATCACCGAGGAAGGCTTCGTGGACTCGCCGATCTTCCGGACGCTGATGAAGCTGCGGGGTAAGCACCGCACCGTGGACTCCTACCTGCGTTCGCTGGGTGCGCATTTCGGCGAGCACGTCACGCCGCGGCACGGCTGA
- the argF gene encoding ornithine carbamoyltransferase produces the protein MTAHRDFLALTDFSPAELRALFALSDQMRTGAYRKRPLEGMALAMLFMKSSTRTRVSFEVGAWQLGAHALFLSPRDVQLGRGEPVADTARVLDRMVQGMMIRTFAHADVEEYARHSQVPVINGLTDLQHPCQILADLLTVQQHLGSFEGKTIAWIGDGNNMANSWCDAAQLLGFTLRLACPEGYDPDPAILARATAGGNVQLLRDPQAAADGADVVTTDVWASMGQEEEQATRAKAFAPFQVNAALMARAKRNGIFLHCLPAHRGEEVSAEVIDGAQSRVWDEAENRLHAQKAVMAVLMGGEPLG, from the coding sequence ATGACCGCGCACCGCGACTTCCTCGCCCTCACGGACTTCTCGCCGGCGGAGCTGCGCGCGCTCTTTGCGCTCTCCGACCAGATGCGCACCGGCGCGTACCGCAAGCGCCCGCTCGAGGGAATGGCGCTGGCGATGCTGTTTATGAAGTCGAGCACCCGCACGCGCGTGTCGTTCGAGGTCGGGGCCTGGCAGCTTGGCGCGCACGCGCTGTTCCTCTCGCCGCGCGACGTGCAACTGGGCCGCGGCGAACCGGTGGCCGACACCGCCCGCGTGCTCGACCGGATGGTGCAGGGAATGATGATCCGTACCTTCGCCCACGCCGACGTCGAAGAGTACGCGCGGCACTCGCAGGTGCCGGTGATCAACGGCCTCACCGACCTGCAGCATCCCTGCCAGATCCTCGCCGACTTGCTCACGGTGCAGCAACACCTTGGCAGCTTCGAGGGCAAGACGATCGCGTGGATTGGCGACGGCAACAATATGGCCAACAGTTGGTGCGACGCCGCGCAGTTGCTGGGCTTCACGCTGCGCCTGGCCTGCCCGGAAGGCTACGATCCGGACCCGGCGATCCTTGCGCGCGCCACGGCAGGCGGCAACGTGCAGTTGCTGCGCGACCCGCAGGCCGCCGCCGATGGTGCCGATGTCGTCACCACGGATGTGTGGGCATCGATGGGGCAGGAGGAAGAGCAGGCCACGCGCGCCAAGGCCTTCGCGCCCTTCCAGGTGAATGCGGCGCTGATGGCCCGCGCGAAGCGAAACGGCATCTTCCTGCACTGCCTGCCCGCGCATCGCGGCGAGGAAGTCAGCGCCGAGGTGATCGACGGCGCGCAGAGCCGCGTGTGGGACGAAGCCGAGAACCGCCTGCACGCGCAGAAGGCCGTGATGGCGGTGTTGATGGGCGGCGAGCCCCTGGGCTGA
- the hslU gene encoding ATP-dependent protease ATPase subunit HslU has product MTGPRTEQALARLADLTPRRIVAELDRYIVGQAEAKKAVAIALRNRWRRQRAPEGIRQEIAPNNIILIGPTGVGKTEIARRLAKLSGAPFVKVEASKFTEVGYVGRDVEGMVRDLVDSAIEMVRTERETEVEDLANDRVDERLLDLLLPPPIATPARPASEAERVFVAGPEGNVQQEQTLAEERHKRTREKLKQLLRDGQLEQREVEVEVAQQPPAMDALSQPGAPEGMQNFTDMLADLLPKRTKKRTVKVSEARRILLDQEFDKLIDLDDVVVDAIERVESLGIIFLDEIDKIAGGKGDFGGPDVSREGVQRDLLPIVEGSNVQTRHGMVKTDHVLFIAAGAFHVSKPSDLIPELQGRFPIRVELKPLTEADFVRIMTEPENALTKQYAALVQADGCELSFTPDGIAAIARIAAQVNAKMENIGARRLHTVMTTLLEDLLYDLPDRGTAPELVDAKVVKARLSAIAEDEDLRKYIL; this is encoded by the coding sequence ATGACGGGACCGCGCACCGAACAGGCGCTGGCCCGCCTCGCCGATCTCACGCCACGCCGCATCGTCGCCGAACTGGACCGCTATATCGTGGGCCAGGCGGAGGCCAAGAAGGCGGTGGCCATCGCCCTGCGCAACCGCTGGCGGCGCCAGCGCGCGCCGGAAGGCATCCGCCAAGAGATCGCGCCCAACAACATCATCCTCATCGGCCCCACGGGCGTGGGCAAGACGGAGATCGCGCGGCGCCTGGCCAAGCTCTCCGGCGCGCCCTTCGTGAAGGTCGAGGCCTCCAAGTTCACCGAAGTGGGCTATGTGGGCCGCGACGTCGAAGGGATGGTCCGCGATTTGGTCGACAGCGCGATCGAGATGGTACGCACCGAGCGCGAGACGGAGGTCGAGGACCTCGCCAACGACCGCGTGGACGAGCGCCTGCTGGACCTACTGCTGCCGCCGCCGATCGCGACGCCGGCCCGCCCGGCCAGCGAGGCCGAGCGCGTGTTCGTCGCCGGCCCCGAAGGCAACGTGCAGCAGGAGCAGACGCTAGCCGAAGAGCGGCACAAGCGCACGCGCGAGAAGCTCAAGCAGTTGCTGCGCGACGGACAGTTGGAGCAGCGCGAGGTGGAGGTAGAGGTCGCCCAGCAGCCCCCGGCGATGGACGCGCTCTCGCAACCCGGCGCGCCGGAAGGAATGCAGAACTTCACCGATATGCTCGCCGACTTGCTGCCGAAGCGCACCAAGAAACGCACGGTGAAGGTCAGCGAGGCGCGGCGCATCCTGCTGGACCAGGAGTTCGACAAGCTCATCGACCTCGACGACGTGGTCGTGGACGCGATCGAACGCGTGGAGTCGTTGGGCATCATCTTCCTCGACGAGATCGACAAGATCGCGGGCGGCAAGGGTGACTTCGGCGGACCGGACGTCTCGCGCGAAGGCGTCCAGCGCGACCTGCTGCCGATCGTCGAGGGCAGCAACGTGCAGACGCGGCACGGGATGGTGAAGACGGACCACGTGCTGTTCATCGCCGCCGGCGCCTTCCACGTCTCCAAGCCCAGCGACCTGATTCCCGAGCTGCAGGGACGCTTCCCGATCCGCGTGGAGCTCAAGCCGCTCACCGAGGCGGACTTCGTGCGCATTATGACGGAGCCCGAGAACGCGCTCACCAAGCAGTACGCGGCGCTGGTGCAGGCGGATGGCTGCGAACTCAGCTTCACGCCCGACGGCATCGCGGCGATCGCCCGCATTGCGGCGCAGGTGAACGCGAAGATGGAGAACATCGGCGCGCGGCGCCTGCATACGGTGATGACGACGCTGCTCGAAGACCTGCTCTACGACCTGCCGGACCGCGGCACCGCGCCGGAACTGGTGGACGCGAAGGTGGTGAAGGCGCGCCTCAGCGCCATCGCCGAGGACGAAGACCTGCGGAAGTACATCCTGTGA
- a CDS encoding thioredoxin domain-containing protein — MAKWVDTTANIVLAVSAATVAVLLLLQPARTRAPSGSRPPADVPVADAGTEALNGLFPASVRAGTRMVVFVDVECPYCARYHETVDRISRELPGVSVEIAHFPLPQHRFARSGALALECAREFGHLEAFLTAAYATQDSLGLLSWAHLANRTPIDSGRFRGCIESGRYEATVARHLEVAHLIGVRGTPTVVVGATMFGRPPSFEELARLVGGEGERQ; from the coding sequence ATGGCCAAGTGGGTGGACACGACCGCGAATATCGTGCTCGCAGTGTCAGCGGCGACCGTCGCTGTCCTGTTGCTGTTGCAGCCCGCGAGAACTCGCGCCCCTAGCGGGTCGCGACCGCCTGCGGACGTGCCTGTCGCCGACGCGGGAACGGAGGCTCTCAACGGCCTGTTCCCGGCAAGCGTTCGCGCCGGCACTCGGATGGTTGTTTTCGTTGACGTAGAGTGCCCGTACTGTGCGCGCTATCACGAGACTGTGGATCGAATTTCGAGAGAGCTTCCCGGGGTCTCCGTCGAGATTGCGCACTTCCCGCTTCCGCAGCACCGTTTCGCTCGGTCTGGTGCGCTCGCGCTCGAGTGTGCACGCGAGTTCGGCCACCTCGAGGCGTTCTTGACCGCAGCATACGCGACCCAAGACTCACTAGGGCTGCTATCCTGGGCACACCTTGCTAATCGCACGCCGATTGACAGCGGACGTTTCCGAGGCTGTATTGAGTCTGGGCGGTACGAGGCGACCGTCGCCCGGCATCTCGAGGTGGCTCACCTGATTGGGGTTCGTGGAACGCCCACGGTTGTTGTCGGTGCTACGATGTTCGGCCGCCCGCCATCGTTTGAAGAGTTGGCGCGGTTAGTCGGCGGCGAGGGAGAACGGCAGTAG
- the hslV gene encoding ATP-dependent protease subunit HslV, with the protein MPLPVFHATTILAVRRDGKVAIGGDGQVSVGDTVMKAGAVKVRALKGGRVLAGFAGAAADAFTLFEKFEEKLERHPGNLPKAAVELAKEWRSDRVLRRLEALLVVVDAQHGFVISGNGELIEPDDGLLAIGSGGSYALAAARALLRETTLPPTEIVKRALTIAGEICVYTNTHITVVEPSA; encoded by the coding sequence ATGCCACTCCCCGTCTTCCACGCCACGACCATCCTCGCCGTCCGCCGCGACGGCAAGGTCGCCATCGGCGGCGACGGCCAGGTCTCAGTCGGCGACACGGTGATGAAAGCCGGCGCCGTGAAGGTGCGTGCCCTCAAGGGAGGCCGCGTGCTGGCGGGCTTCGCCGGGGCCGCCGCCGACGCCTTCACGCTCTTCGAGAAGTTCGAGGAGAAGCTCGAACGCCACCCGGGCAACCTGCCCAAGGCCGCCGTGGAGCTGGCCAAGGAATGGCGTTCGGACCGCGTGCTGCGGCGCCTGGAGGCCCTGCTGGTGGTGGTGGACGCCCAGCACGGCTTCGTGATCAGCGGCAACGGCGAGCTCATCGAGCCCGACGACGGCCTCCTCGCCATCGGCTCGGGCGGCTCCTACGCCCTCGCCGCCGCGCGCGCCCTGCTGCGCGAGACGACGCTGCCGCCGACCGAAATCGTCAAGCGCGCGCTCACCATCGCCGGCGAGATCTGCGTCTACACCAACACGCACATCACCGTGGTGGAACCCTCGGCCTGA
- a CDS encoding tyrosine recombinase XerC, which translates to MRISASTSRRGTAEAMAADAAAGAPPRDALVAEFLTHLEKERDVSPHTVAAYARDLGELAAVLARHLAVDEVDWATVDRLALRAWLAHLSRRGLSKRSSARALSAARSFFRWLHRNDLVEANPARAVNSPKLDKHLPGHLDRAQVETLLQAAATRAQEGSFTAVRDVAILELFYSAGLRLSELRGIDCRDLDLLAGAVKVRGKGRKERIIPVGGPAQRALHEYERVRDQLVAKVGAKADRVAFFLSSRGARLSAKALHNAVTASLGEVDEGAGLSAHALRHTFATHLLDGGADLRAVQELLGHASVSTTQIYTHTSVERLKQVYRGAHPRA; encoded by the coding sequence GTGCGCATTTCGGCGAGCACGTCACGCCGCGGCACGGCTGAGGCGATGGCTGCGGACGCCGCCGCCGGCGCGCCGCCGCGTGACGCGCTCGTCGCCGAGTTCCTGACGCATCTCGAGAAGGAGCGCGACGTGTCGCCGCACACCGTGGCGGCGTATGCGCGCGACTTGGGCGAGCTGGCCGCTGTGCTGGCGCGGCACTTGGCCGTGGACGAGGTGGACTGGGCGACCGTAGACCGGCTCGCGCTGCGGGCCTGGCTGGCGCATCTCTCGCGGCGCGGGCTCTCCAAGCGTTCCAGCGCGCGGGCGCTCTCGGCGGCGCGCAGTTTCTTCCGCTGGTTGCATCGCAACGACCTCGTCGAGGCCAATCCGGCGCGGGCGGTGAACTCGCCCAAGCTCGACAAGCACCTGCCCGGCCACCTCGACCGCGCGCAGGTCGAGACGCTGCTGCAGGCGGCGGCCACGCGGGCGCAGGAGGGGTCGTTCACCGCCGTACGCGACGTGGCGATTCTCGAGCTGTTCTATTCCGCCGGCCTGCGGCTCTCCGAACTGCGCGGCATCGATTGCCGCGACCTCGACCTGCTGGCCGGTGCGGTGAAGGTGCGGGGCAAGGGGCGGAAGGAGCGCATCATCCCCGTGGGTGGGCCGGCGCAGCGGGCGCTGCACGAGTACGAGCGCGTTCGCGACCAACTCGTCGCCAAGGTCGGGGCCAAGGCCGATCGCGTGGCGTTCTTCCTGAGCTCGCGAGGCGCGCGCCTGAGTGCCAAGGCGCTGCACAACGCCGTCACCGCCTCGTTGGGTGAGGTGGACGAGGGCGCGGGGCTTTCGGCCCACGCGCTGCGGCATACGTTTGCCACGCATCTGCTGGATGGCGGCGCGGACCTGCGGGCGGTGCAGGAGTTGCTGGGGCACGCCAGCGTGAGCACGACGCAGATCTACACGCATACCAGCGTGGAGCGGCTGAAGCAGGTGTATCGCGGGGCGCATCCGCGGGCTTGA